A window from Leifsonia shinshuensis encodes these proteins:
- a CDS encoding ABC transporter ATP-binding protein, translating into MDAVIDVSGLEKRFGRVRALDGLDLEVSPGDVHGFLGPNGAGKSTTIRVLLGLARADGGRAALFGRDPWRDAVELHRRIAYVPGDVSLWPNLSGGEAIDLLGRLRGGTADRAAYAARKKRLVEAFQLDPTKKGRAYSKGNRQKVALVAAFATPADLYILDEPTSGLDPLMEAVFDAEIRRVAAEGATVLLSSHILSEVEQLCDRVSIIRAGRTVETGTLDELRHLTRTEISFRAEAVPPEALARVPGAHDATVREGRVRFTADSDALGPVLDALARLDVRGLTVAPPSLEELFLRHYGDDPGEDTAGRAAAPAGAAR; encoded by the coding sequence ATGGATGCGGTGATCGACGTCTCCGGACTCGAAAAGCGATTCGGGCGCGTGCGCGCCCTCGACGGCCTCGACCTGGAGGTGTCTCCGGGAGACGTCCACGGCTTCCTCGGGCCGAACGGCGCGGGCAAGTCCACCACGATCCGGGTGCTGCTGGGCCTGGCGCGCGCGGACGGCGGCCGCGCCGCCCTGTTCGGCCGCGACCCGTGGAGGGATGCGGTCGAGCTGCACCGCCGGATCGCCTACGTTCCCGGCGACGTCAGCCTGTGGCCCAACCTGTCCGGCGGGGAGGCGATCGACCTGCTCGGCCGCCTGCGGGGCGGAACGGCGGACCGGGCGGCGTACGCGGCGCGCAAGAAGCGTCTCGTGGAAGCCTTCCAGCTCGACCCGACCAAGAAGGGCCGCGCCTATTCGAAGGGCAACCGGCAGAAGGTCGCGCTCGTCGCCGCGTTCGCCACCCCGGCCGACCTGTACATCCTGGACGAGCCGACCAGCGGTCTCGACCCGCTGATGGAGGCCGTGTTCGACGCCGAGATCCGCCGCGTCGCCGCCGAGGGGGCCACGGTGCTGCTCTCGAGCCACATCCTGTCCGAGGTGGAGCAGCTCTGCGACCGGGTCAGCATCATCCGGGCCGGCCGCACGGTGGAGACGGGCACGCTCGACGAGCTGCGGCATCTGACCCGCACCGAGATCTCCTTCCGGGCCGAGGCCGTCCCGCCGGAGGCGCTGGCGCGGGTGCCCGGCGCCCATGATGCCACCGTCCGCGAGGGCCGGGTGCGCTTCACCGCAGACAGCGATGCGCTCGGACCGGTGCTGGATGCGCTCGCGCGCCTCGACGTGCGCGGTCTCACCGTCGCACCGCCGTCACTCGAGGAGCTGTTCCTCCGCCACTACGGCGACGACCCGGGCGAGGACACCGCTGGACGGGCCGCCGCGCCGGCCGGAGCGGCGCGATGA
- a CDS encoding ABC transporter permease subunit: MTTVTTPAAPAATRATAPRSSTAATLAALVRQRLRRDRWQLVIWLLSIAALGAFSAASLQQTYGSAASRVQLIRLAIADPTILVLRGLPQGTTLAALTFFEIFTFLALLAGLMNTFLAVRHSRAEEESGRAELIASSPAGRLLPTTATVIHATLANILLAVLVALGFISTGLPVAGSFVAGAVTGGAGLAFFGVGLLLAQVFSTSRAANGFSAAVVLLAYVLRGIGDAMGTPFGDGTHLRAAWPSWLSPIGWGEQSAAFTADDPRPLLLQVALAAVLVAGVFGLQAVRDSGAGLIAARPGRADASPALGGMFGLAWRLQWPTVVGWTVGGALGGLLAGALGSAINSSLAQNPDLAGIREAMTRIGAGGSGPLTQLFISAIFSIVGVLAAAAAVQCVIRLRQEEASGTAEVLLATPLSRVRWLFSIVAVGLIAIVLVLLAAAVASGLSAVSAGEPASTIGDSFSAAAAQLPVALVYLGVLTLVFVVLPTWTIPVGWAALGLGAFVGIFGGLIKLPEWLRHVSPFADAPVVVGNVDWTGGYWMLGITVAALAGSAALIRRRDFAIG; this comes from the coding sequence ATGACCACCGTGACGACTCCCGCGGCGCCGGCTGCGACACGTGCGACGGCGCCCCGGTCGAGCACCGCCGCGACCCTCGCCGCGCTGGTCCGCCAGCGCCTGCGCCGCGACCGCTGGCAGCTCGTGATCTGGCTGCTCTCGATCGCGGCGCTCGGAGCGTTCTCCGCCGCGAGCCTGCAGCAGACGTACGGAAGCGCGGCGTCGCGCGTGCAGCTGATCCGCCTCGCGATCGCCGACCCGACCATCCTCGTCCTCCGCGGTCTGCCGCAGGGGACGACCCTCGCGGCTCTGACCTTCTTCGAGATCTTCACGTTCCTCGCGCTGCTGGCCGGCCTGATGAACACCTTCCTCGCCGTGCGTCACTCCCGCGCGGAGGAGGAGTCGGGCCGCGCCGAGCTGATCGCGTCCAGCCCGGCCGGCCGGCTGCTGCCGACGACCGCGACCGTGATCCACGCGACGCTGGCGAACATCCTGCTCGCCGTGCTCGTCGCCCTGGGGTTCATCTCGACGGGTCTCCCGGTCGCGGGATCGTTCGTGGCCGGCGCGGTCACCGGCGGCGCCGGGCTCGCGTTCTTCGGGGTCGGTCTCCTGCTCGCCCAGGTGTTCAGCACATCCCGCGCCGCCAACGGCTTCTCCGCGGCGGTGGTCCTCCTGGCCTATGTGCTGCGCGGCATCGGGGACGCGATGGGCACGCCGTTCGGCGACGGCACGCACCTGCGCGCGGCGTGGCCCAGCTGGCTCAGCCCCATCGGCTGGGGCGAGCAGTCCGCCGCGTTCACCGCCGACGACCCGCGGCCGCTCCTCCTCCAGGTGGCTCTCGCGGCGGTGCTGGTCGCGGGCGTCTTCGGCCTGCAGGCGGTCAGGGACTCGGGGGCCGGCCTCATCGCAGCGCGTCCGGGGCGCGCGGACGCCTCCCCGGCGCTCGGCGGGATGTTCGGACTGGCCTGGCGCCTGCAGTGGCCGACCGTCGTCGGCTGGACCGTCGGCGGCGCGCTCGGCGGACTGCTCGCGGGAGCCCTGGGCAGCGCGATCAACAGCTCGCTCGCACAGAACCCGGACCTCGCGGGCATCCGGGAGGCGATGACGCGGATCGGCGCGGGCGGCTCCGGCCCGCTCACGCAGCTCTTCATCTCGGCGATCTTCTCCATCGTCGGCGTGCTCGCCGCTGCGGCCGCCGTGCAGTGCGTCATCCGGCTGCGGCAGGAGGAGGCGTCCGGCACGGCGGAGGTGCTGCTCGCGACGCCGCTCTCGCGCGTGCGCTGGCTGTTCTCGATCGTGGCCGTCGGGCTGATCGCGATCGTGCTCGTGCTGCTGGCCGCAGCGGTCGCCTCAGGACTGTCGGCCGTGTCCGCGGGCGAGCCGGCCTCCACCATCGGCGACTCGTTCTCGGCGGCGGCGGCGCAGCTGCCGGTCGCCCTGGTCTACCTGGGCGTGCTGACGCTGGTGTTCGTCGTCCTCCCGACCTGGACCATCCCGGTCGGTTGGGCGGCTCTGGGTCTCGGCGCATTCGTCGGCATCTTCGGCGGCCTCATCAAGCTGCCCGAGTGGCTGCGGCACGTCTCGCCCTTCGCCGACGCCCCGGTCGTCGTCGGGAACGTCGACTGGACCGGGGGATACTGGATGCTCGGAATCACCGTCGCGGCCCTCGCGGGCTCCGCGGCGCTGATCCGCCGGAGAGACTTCGCGATCGGATAG
- a CDS encoding MarR family transcriptional regulator: MAKDEAALAEVMEHSAAVLTAAGMPRMPARVMMALTVTETPGLTAAELAERLDVSPAAISGAVRYLQTIGIIRRLSQTGTRRDRYELPSDWYALMVRNSPIYGTLADQADAGLAAVGDPDSPATERLRDMAGFYRFVQERLPEMIAEWEQVRASRNDAARNA; encoded by the coding sequence ATGGCCAAAGACGAGGCGGCGCTCGCCGAGGTGATGGAGCATTCCGCGGCCGTGCTCACCGCGGCGGGGATGCCGAGGATGCCCGCGCGGGTGATGATGGCCCTGACCGTCACCGAGACACCCGGTCTCACGGCGGCCGAACTCGCCGAACGGCTCGACGTGAGCCCCGCCGCGATCTCCGGCGCCGTGCGCTACCTGCAGACGATCGGCATCATCCGCCGCCTCTCGCAGACCGGCACCCGGCGTGACCGCTACGAGCTCCCCAGCGACTGGTACGCCCTCATGGTGCGCAACAGCCCGATCTACGGCACCCTCGCCGACCAGGCGGATGCGGGTCTCGCCGCCGTCGGCGACCCGGATTCGCCCGCGACGGAGCGCCTGCGCGACATGGCCGGCTTCTACCGGTTCGTGCAGGAGCGGCTCCCCGAGATGATCGCGGAGTGGGAGCAGGTCCGCGCCTCCCGGAACGACGCCGCGCGGAACGCGTGA
- a CDS encoding serine hydrolase, translating to MTIQAQESARRARQATAGRARHRAPGSTETFSRGFDALGRLAVSGVQVSARATDLATGAVLFSVDDHIVMPTASIGKVLLLVEVAARLQSGELSPLAHLDRDPRDVAGDSGIWHHLHVPSLPVADLAALVGATSDNLATNVLLRRVGLEAVSARTESLGLTRTALLDLVRDHRGPDDAPQLSVGSANELTWLFSALARGEIVNPATSQRVIAWLSLNSDFSLVSSAFGLDPHSHRHPEHGILLVNKTGTDDGVRSEVGVLRGPRAGVTYAVSTYFDDTSLPERLAVIDGMRAVGLDLLEYVF from the coding sequence GTGACGATCCAGGCACAAGAGTCCGCACGCCGAGCACGCCAGGCGACAGCCGGTCGTGCCAGGCACCGGGCGCCGGGATCGACCGAGACGTTCAGCCGCGGCTTCGACGCGCTCGGGCGGCTCGCGGTCTCCGGGGTGCAGGTGTCGGCGCGGGCGACCGACCTCGCCACGGGCGCTGTGCTCTTCTCGGTCGACGACCACATCGTCATGCCGACCGCCAGCATCGGCAAGGTGCTCCTCCTCGTCGAGGTGGCCGCACGGCTGCAGTCCGGCGAGCTGAGCCCGCTCGCCCACCTCGACCGCGACCCGCGCGACGTCGCCGGCGACTCGGGCATCTGGCACCACCTCCACGTGCCCTCGCTGCCGGTCGCGGACCTCGCGGCGCTGGTCGGCGCGACGAGCGACAACCTGGCGACGAACGTCCTGCTCCGCCGGGTCGGCCTGGAGGCGGTCAGCGCACGCACGGAGTCGCTCGGCCTCACGCGCACCGCGCTGCTCGACCTGGTACGCGACCACCGCGGACCGGATGACGCACCCCAGCTGTCCGTCGGCAGCGCCAACGAGCTCACCTGGCTGTTCTCGGCGCTGGCCCGCGGCGAGATCGTCAACCCCGCGACGAGCCAGCGCGTGATCGCGTGGCTGTCGCTGAACAGCGACTTCTCGCTGGTGTCGAGCGCGTTCGGCCTCGACCCGCACTCGCATCGGCATCCCGAGCACGGCATCCTGCTCGTCAACAAGACCGGGACCGACGACGGCGTGCGCAGCGAGGTCGGCGTGCTCCGCGGTCCGCGCGCCGGCGTGACGTACGCGGTGTCGACCTACTTCGACGACACCAGCCTTCCGGAGCGCTTGGCGGTCATCGACGGGATGCGCGCGGTCGGGCTCGACCTGCTCGAGTACGTGTTCTGA
- a CDS encoding M13-type metalloendopeptidase — MTLDSGIRTDELDETIRPQDDLFRHVNGKWLDRTEIPADKARWGSFMILAEESEKAVHEIVERAQTADEGTEERKFGDLYTSFMDEERVDALGVEAIRDELTFADGVDSIPSLLETVGKLERRGLGGFYQLFVDNDPGDPERYLVFLEQSGISLPDESYFREERFAPVREAFVAHIQRMFELAGFDDAPARAQRVFDLETAIAAQHWDNVASRDSEKTYNLYSWADATAVFDGGAPAGHEADLNVWAQALGAPEGALAEVVLRQPSFTSGLAGLLTEDRLDAWRDWLSWQVVHGAAPYLSGDFVEANFDFYGRTLTGTPQMRARWKRGVSLVEGAMGEAVGRIYVQEHFPPAAKEQMDALVGNLIEAYRQSIRTLDWMGEETRKRALDKLEKFTPKIGYPVKWRDYSSLEIDPTNLVANVRAAALFEFHRELGKIGKPLDRDEWFMTPQTINAYYNPGFNEIVFPAAILQFPFFDADRDAAANYGAIGAVIGHEIGHGFDDQGSKFDGDGRLEDWWTEADRAAFEKRTASLIEQYNALAPAQVPEHHVNGALTIGENIGDLGGLGIAWKAYLLSLGGEEPPVIDGLTGAERFFLSWAQAWQQKGRDEEVIRLLAIDPHAPNEFRCNQIVRNIEAFYDTFGVTDGDRLWLAPEERVTIW; from the coding sequence ATGACGCTCGATTCCGGCATCCGCACCGACGAACTCGATGAGACGATCCGCCCGCAGGACGACCTGTTCCGGCACGTGAACGGCAAGTGGCTCGACCGCACGGAGATCCCAGCCGACAAGGCGCGCTGGGGATCGTTCATGATCCTGGCCGAGGAGTCCGAGAAGGCGGTCCACGAGATCGTCGAGCGGGCGCAGACCGCCGACGAGGGCACCGAGGAGCGGAAGTTCGGCGACCTGTACACGAGCTTCATGGACGAGGAGCGCGTCGACGCCCTGGGCGTGGAGGCCATCCGCGACGAGCTGACCTTCGCCGACGGTGTGGACAGCATCCCGAGCCTCCTCGAGACGGTCGGGAAGCTGGAGCGCCGGGGCCTCGGCGGCTTCTACCAGCTGTTCGTCGACAACGACCCGGGCGACCCGGAGCGCTACCTCGTGTTCCTGGAGCAGTCCGGGATCTCGCTGCCGGACGAGTCGTACTTCCGCGAGGAGCGGTTCGCCCCGGTGCGCGAGGCGTTCGTGGCGCACATCCAGCGGATGTTCGAGCTCGCCGGGTTCGACGACGCGCCGGCCCGCGCGCAGCGCGTGTTCGACCTGGAGACGGCGATCGCGGCCCAGCACTGGGACAACGTGGCCTCCCGCGACTCGGAGAAGACCTACAACCTCTACAGCTGGGCCGACGCGACCGCGGTCTTCGACGGCGGCGCTCCGGCCGGCCACGAGGCCGACCTGAACGTCTGGGCACAGGCCCTCGGAGCGCCGGAGGGAGCGCTGGCCGAGGTCGTCCTGCGGCAGCCGTCGTTCACCTCCGGGCTCGCCGGACTTCTCACCGAGGACCGCCTGGACGCGTGGCGCGACTGGCTGAGCTGGCAGGTCGTCCACGGTGCGGCGCCGTACCTCTCCGGCGACTTCGTCGAGGCCAACTTCGACTTCTACGGCCGCACGCTGACCGGCACCCCGCAGATGCGCGCCCGCTGGAAGCGCGGCGTCTCCCTCGTCGAGGGCGCGATGGGCGAGGCCGTCGGCCGCATCTACGTGCAGGAGCACTTCCCGCCCGCCGCCAAGGAGCAGATGGATGCGCTCGTCGGCAACCTGATCGAGGCCTACCGGCAGAGCATCCGGACGCTCGACTGGATGGGCGAGGAGACCCGCAAGCGCGCGCTCGACAAGCTCGAGAAGTTCACGCCCAAGATCGGCTACCCGGTGAAGTGGCGCGACTACTCCAGCCTGGAGATCGACCCGACGAACCTGGTCGCCAACGTGCGCGCGGCCGCCCTCTTCGAGTTCCACCGCGAGCTCGGCAAGATCGGCAAGCCGCTGGACCGCGACGAGTGGTTCATGACCCCCCAGACGATCAACGCCTACTACAACCCGGGCTTCAACGAGATCGTGTTCCCGGCGGCGATCCTGCAGTTCCCGTTCTTCGACGCCGACCGCGACGCCGCCGCCAACTACGGCGCCATCGGCGCGGTCATCGGTCACGAGATCGGCCACGGCTTCGACGACCAGGGCTCCAAGTTCGACGGCGACGGCCGCCTGGAGGACTGGTGGACGGAGGCGGACCGCGCGGCGTTCGAGAAGCGCACCGCGAGCCTGATCGAGCAGTACAACGCGCTCGCGCCCGCCCAGGTGCCGGAGCACCACGTCAACGGCGCGCTGACCATCGGCGAGAACATCGGCGACCTCGGCGGCCTCGGCATCGCCTGGAAGGCGTACCTGCTGTCGCTCGGCGGCGAGGAGCCGCCGGTGATCGACGGGCTCACCGGTGCGGAGCGGTTCTTCCTCTCGTGGGCGCAGGCATGGCAGCAGAAGGGACGCGACGAGGAGGTCATCCGGCTCCTCGCCATCGACCCGCACGCGCCCAACGAGTTCCGGTGCAACCAGATCGTCCGCAACATCGAGGCGTTCTACGACACCTTCGGCGTGACCGACGGTGACCGGCTCTGGCTGGCGCCCGAGGAGCGGGTGACCATCTGGTGA
- a CDS encoding PrsW family glutamic-type intramembrane protease, whose protein sequence is MTVAPSQNQPTGYDPQNTALPPAGWYGDPYDARFLRWWSGAGWTAYTAPLQQAPVRQRPRQPRKWIGRFGGWIIVGASAFIWAWLFGFSLLLSAIAPHAADDGPVVLSPYLLMTGAATVGAAILYTMAYRLRREDGLTASRLVIIAGVGGLAATLVAAPINSLIDVLSGGTASHPSGLALVLAGVVEELVKMAAVVVLALKLPVKDARIGLFVGGAVGLGFSVIENLVYLQEAFARGQENGSGFGMFLATVIGRELTGPFLHPVFSALLGAAVFAAARGGRFRLTWSVVLAYLAVATAHGLFNGATWLAQVLPWPAAARGGLLLLFELLFVLGSGLARLLIARRIRRRHEEREAV, encoded by the coding sequence GTGACCGTCGCTCCCTCGCAGAACCAGCCCACCGGGTACGACCCGCAGAACACCGCGCTGCCGCCGGCCGGCTGGTACGGCGACCCGTACGACGCGCGGTTCCTGCGGTGGTGGAGCGGCGCCGGCTGGACCGCGTACACCGCTCCGCTGCAGCAGGCGCCGGTGCGGCAGCGTCCCCGGCAGCCGCGCAAGTGGATCGGCCGCTTCGGCGGGTGGATCATCGTCGGCGCGAGTGCGTTCATCTGGGCGTGGCTCTTCGGCTTCAGCCTGCTGCTCTCGGCGATCGCGCCGCACGCGGCGGACGACGGGCCCGTTGTGCTCTCGCCCTACCTGCTGATGACGGGGGCGGCGACCGTGGGGGCGGCCATCCTGTACACGATGGCGTACCGGCTGCGGCGCGAGGACGGGCTGACCGCATCCCGGCTGGTCATCATCGCGGGCGTCGGCGGCCTGGCCGCCACGCTGGTGGCGGCCCCGATCAACAGCCTGATCGACGTGCTCAGCGGCGGCACCGCCTCGCACCCGAGCGGGCTCGCGCTGGTGCTCGCCGGGGTGGTCGAAGAGCTGGTCAAGATGGCCGCCGTCGTCGTGCTCGCGCTGAAGCTGCCGGTGAAGGATGCGCGGATCGGCCTCTTCGTCGGCGGTGCCGTCGGCCTGGGCTTCAGCGTGATCGAGAACCTCGTCTACCTGCAGGAGGCGTTCGCGCGCGGTCAGGAGAACGGGTCCGGCTTCGGGATGTTCCTGGCCACGGTCATCGGCCGGGAGCTGACCGGGCCGTTCCTGCATCCCGTGTTCTCCGCCCTGCTCGGCGCCGCCGTGTTCGCCGCGGCGCGCGGCGGCCGCTTCCGGCTGACGTGGAGCGTCGTGCTGGCCTATCTCGCGGTGGCGACCGCGCACGGACTTTTCAACGGGGCCACCTGGCTCGCCCAGGTGCTTCCGTGGCCGGCCGCCGCGCGGGGCGGGCTGCTCCTGCTGTTCGAGCTGCTGTTCGTGCTCGGCAGCGGACTGGCGCGGCTGCTCATCGCACGGCGCATCCGGCGACGCCATGAGGAGCGCGAGGCGGTTTAG
- a CDS encoding DUF2156 domain-containing protein: MSTGETARRPGVGSALARYARVAPASIALAVVVLATSIATGTLWSVAAVGRPATVWAAGVTTTLQAGSWWTPVTALFVPEDPLQLVATVLLSLTVLAAAERLLGTARTVFAFLVTGVLAVVLGVLLQAGAASIGELWAKATEFDVTLDPTIGIVGALITASAFAASLWRRRIRLLTFSVVLVFVLYNGDQNNVYRLIAALLGLALGVILRRGSIRRLHRSSHQETRTLVAGIVAITAFGPLLALLPPGGFGPLSFVAALFQQPAVDVAQVLSRCDTSYSSNCRAELLLVSVQGPGALLLSVLPLALLLLTAIGLRRGRRFALVLGIVVNAAMLVLPFTALGDITVVADDVSALGPALEVLLWLLAAILVPVASIALLIATRRQFQLRSPRDAFVRFGIVVVCTFGLLALAYLVAALSSLTEFVPDATVADVFASTLRRFVPAGFLSALGTPIIPTAPVVWLLYQWVGPAFWTVFVFATLRLYRASFTGRTVADEEHFRALLREGGGGTLGFMGTWPGNVYWFSADGEAAVAYRVINGIAITLSDPVCPPGRAQRTISEFVQFCDVNSWVPVFYSIHGEYLPVFEALGWPTMSVGEETLMHPQTFDLVGKPWQKVRQAHNRGIKARISTLWTRWDDLSPLIQTQITAVSEQWVSEKELPEMGFTLGGIAELKDPDVRLYLAFDPDGGLQAVTSWLPSWRDGRIVGWTIDFMRRADGSMSGIMEFVIASAAQRMRDEGVEVLSLSGAPLATKPDADLAAAGEGEGEGDGDGPTAMDRVLAFLARTLEPAYGFASLFSFKSKFNPTYETLYLAYPDPLALPAIGNAISRAYLPDANAREYVALARTLVR, translated from the coding sequence ATGAGCACCGGAGAGACCGCCCGCCGACCCGGCGTCGGCAGCGCGCTCGCCCGCTACGCGCGGGTGGCCCCCGCGAGCATCGCCCTGGCCGTCGTCGTCCTCGCGACCTCGATCGCCACCGGCACGCTGTGGAGCGTCGCGGCTGTCGGCCGGCCGGCCACCGTCTGGGCGGCCGGGGTTACGACCACCCTGCAGGCTGGCTCCTGGTGGACGCCGGTCACGGCGCTGTTCGTACCCGAGGACCCGCTGCAGCTCGTCGCCACGGTGCTCCTGTCCCTGACCGTGCTTGCCGCGGCCGAACGGCTGCTCGGCACGGCTCGCACGGTGTTCGCCTTCCTGGTGACGGGCGTCCTCGCCGTCGTCCTCGGGGTGCTGCTGCAGGCGGGTGCGGCGAGCATCGGCGAGCTCTGGGCGAAGGCCACCGAGTTCGACGTCACGCTGGACCCGACCATCGGGATCGTCGGCGCGCTCATCACGGCGAGCGCCTTCGCCGCCTCGCTCTGGCGCCGCAGGATCCGGCTCCTCACCTTCTCGGTCGTCCTGGTCTTCGTGCTCTACAACGGCGACCAGAACAACGTCTACCGGCTCATCGCGGCGTTGCTCGGGCTGGCGCTCGGCGTGATCCTGCGACGCGGGAGCATCCGGCGCCTCCACCGCAGCTCGCACCAGGAGACGCGCACGCTCGTCGCGGGAATCGTCGCCATCACGGCGTTCGGACCCCTGCTGGCCCTGCTCCCGCCCGGCGGCTTCGGACCGCTGTCGTTCGTGGCCGCCCTGTTCCAGCAGCCCGCGGTGGATGTCGCACAGGTGCTCTCGCGCTGCGACACCTCGTACTCGAGCAACTGCCGCGCCGAGCTGCTGCTCGTGTCGGTCCAGGGCCCCGGCGCGCTGCTCCTCTCGGTGCTCCCGCTCGCCCTCCTGCTGCTCACCGCGATCGGCCTGCGGCGTGGGCGCCGCTTCGCCCTCGTGCTCGGCATCGTCGTCAACGCCGCGATGCTGGTGCTGCCGTTCACCGCCCTGGGCGACATCACGGTGGTCGCTGACGACGTCAGCGCTCTCGGTCCCGCGCTCGAGGTGCTGCTCTGGCTGCTCGCGGCGATCCTGGTGCCGGTGGCATCGATCGCCCTGCTGATCGCCACACGACGGCAGTTCCAGCTGCGCTCCCCGCGCGACGCGTTCGTCCGCTTCGGCATCGTCGTCGTCTGCACCTTCGGCCTGCTCGCCCTCGCGTACCTGGTCGCCGCGCTGTCGTCGCTGACCGAGTTCGTGCCGGACGCGACGGTGGCCGACGTGTTCGCCTCCACGCTGCGCCGGTTCGTGCCCGCCGGGTTCCTCTCCGCGCTCGGCACCCCGATCATCCCGACCGCGCCGGTCGTCTGGCTGCTGTACCAGTGGGTGGGGCCCGCCTTCTGGACCGTGTTCGTGTTCGCCACGCTGCGGCTGTACCGCGCATCCTTCACCGGCCGGACGGTCGCCGACGAGGAGCACTTCCGCGCGCTGCTGCGCGAGGGCGGGGGCGGCACGCTCGGGTTCATGGGCACGTGGCCGGGCAACGTGTACTGGTTCAGCGCCGACGGGGAGGCCGCGGTCGCCTACCGCGTGATCAACGGGATCGCGATCACCCTCTCGGACCCCGTCTGCCCGCCGGGACGCGCACAGCGCACCATCTCGGAGTTCGTGCAGTTCTGCGACGTGAACAGCTGGGTGCCGGTGTTCTACAGCATCCACGGCGAGTACCTGCCGGTGTTCGAGGCCCTCGGCTGGCCGACGATGTCGGTCGGCGAGGAGACGCTGATGCACCCGCAGACCTTCGACCTGGTGGGCAAGCCGTGGCAGAAGGTCCGGCAGGCGCACAACCGCGGCATCAAGGCGCGCATCTCGACGCTCTGGACCCGGTGGGACGACCTGTCGCCGCTCATCCAGACCCAGATCACGGCGGTCAGCGAGCAGTGGGTCTCCGAGAAGGAGCTGCCGGAGATGGGCTTCACTCTCGGCGGCATCGCGGAGCTCAAGGACCCGGACGTGCGGCTGTATCTCGCCTTCGACCCGGACGGCGGGCTGCAGGCGGTGACCAGCTGGCTGCCGAGCTGGCGCGACGGACGGATCGTCGGCTGGACGATCGACTTCATGCGCCGGGCCGACGGGTCCATGTCCGGGATCATGGAGTTCGTGATCGCCTCGGCCGCGCAGCGGATGCGCGACGAGGGTGTCGAGGTGCTCAGCCTGTCGGGCGCGCCGCTCGCCACGAAGCCGGACGCGGACCTCGCGGCCGCCGGCGAGGGCGAGGGAGAGGGAGACGGCGACGGGCCGACGGCGATGGACCGCGTCCTCGCCTTCCTGGCCCGCACCCTGGAGCCGGCCTACGGCTTCGCATCGCTGTTCTCGTTCAAGAGCAAGTTCAACCCGACCTACGAGACGCTGTACCTCGCGTACCCCGACCCGCTGGCGCTGCCGGCGATCGGGAACGCGATCAGCCGGGCCTACCTGCCCGACGCGAACGCGCGCGAGTACGTCGCCCTGGCGCGCACGCTGGTGCGCTGA